One genomic region from Aureibacillus halotolerans encodes:
- a CDS encoding ECF transporter S component, protein MGSALKLREVVLMSVLAVVFGVVYMAFSHLGHLLHAIMGPLGYDIIYGVWFLASIVAAYIIQKPGVAFLAEVIAAGVEMLLGLGPSVLLSGIIQGAGAEAVLAMLRYQNFRLPALMLAGIGSGVASFVYGYFQSGLAVYSSQLLVIMFIVRIVSSAVLAGWLGKWIGDALAKTGALRGYALSKAKNKGPTDHAA, encoded by the coding sequence ATGGGCTCAGCTTTAAAGTTGCGGGAAGTTGTTCTAATGTCGGTGCTTGCGGTCGTTTTTGGTGTCGTGTATATGGCGTTTTCCCATCTCGGACATTTATTGCATGCCATCATGGGACCGCTAGGCTATGACATCATTTACGGAGTCTGGTTTCTTGCTTCCATCGTGGCCGCTTATATTATTCAAAAACCCGGCGTTGCGTTTCTAGCAGAAGTGATTGCCGCTGGTGTTGAAATGCTTTTAGGCTTAGGCCCATCGGTGTTGCTATCGGGCATTATTCAAGGAGCAGGGGCAGAAGCGGTGCTCGCGATGCTACGTTATCAAAACTTTCGTCTGCCAGCACTAATGTTGGCCGGCATCGGGTCTGGTGTCGCAAGCTTTGTGTACGGCTATTTCCAATCTGGCTTGGCCGTTTATTCAAGCCAGTTGCTTGTGATCATGTTTATTGTGCGTATTGTAAGCTCAGCTGTGCTTGCGGGGTGGCTTGGGAAATGGATTGGCGACGCGTTGGCAAAGACGGGTGCTTTGCGTGGGTATGCGCTCTCGAAAGCGAAGAATAAAGGACCTACCGATCATGCCGCATAA
- a CDS encoding cysteine hydrolase family protein, which translates to MTDMALVFIDVQKGFTATTWGERNNPMAEHRMKELLQYWREKKRLIIHVQHASKEISSPLHPAKSGFAFQDSFEPLPGEWHVIKSVNSAFIGTGLHVKLREHHIEDLVFAGLTTPHCVSTTVRMAANYGYNCTVVEDATAAFRMQDHRGEWLSAEESHQFALAHLHQEFAHVQSTSSLVREQAEVESLFYD; encoded by the coding sequence ATGACGGATATGGCTCTCGTGTTTATTGATGTGCAAAAGGGCTTTACAGCAACGACGTGGGGAGAAAGAAACAATCCGATGGCAGAGCACCGCATGAAGGAGCTGCTTCAATATTGGCGTGAAAAAAAGAGACTGATCATTCATGTGCAGCATGCGTCAAAAGAGATTTCCTCCCCGCTGCATCCAGCGAAGTCAGGGTTTGCCTTTCAAGATTCATTTGAGCCTTTGCCAGGTGAATGGCATGTGATAAAAAGCGTGAACTCAGCGTTTATAGGGACGGGATTGCATGTCAAGCTTCGGGAGCATCATATAGAGGATTTAGTGTTCGCTGGATTGACGACGCCTCATTGTGTATCGACAACCGTGCGGATGGCAGCAAACTATGGTTATAATTGCACCGTTGTCGAAGACGCTACAGCGGCGTTTCGTATGCAAGACCATCGCGGGGAATGGCTATCCGCGGAAGAAAGTCATCAGTTTGCTCTGGCCCATTTGCATCAGGAGTTCGCTCATGTTCAATCCACCTCTAGTTTGGTGAGGGAACAAGCTGAGGTAGAAAGCCTATTCTATGATTAA
- a CDS encoding cupin domain-containing protein encodes MVEKKVRYEKGELLSLQEVVEELLPKDQTAFVEVQRDQPGQAHPSHTHPNDEILHILSGCLHFQADGTMVDCSEGDRIYLPKGTLHGSVAGAEGCTYVISIRKEDEPT; translated from the coding sequence ATGGTGGAAAAAAAGGTTCGATATGAAAAAGGGGAATTATTGAGCTTACAGGAAGTCGTTGAGGAACTGTTACCCAAGGATCAAACAGCCTTTGTTGAGGTACAGAGAGACCAGCCAGGGCAAGCTCATCCATCACATACCCACCCTAATGACGAAATCTTGCATATTCTCTCTGGCTGTTTACACTTTCAAGCTGATGGCACTATGGTAGACTGTTCTGAAGGCGATCGCATTTACTTGCCAAAAGGCACATTGCACGGTTCAGTGGCCGGTGCTGAAGGCTGCACCTATGTGATTTCGATACGAAAGGAGGATGAACCCACATGA
- a CDS encoding YqcI/YcgG family protein: MRLYSRKIIEAEGLTHAWERDVYDRFQADMLSESAPFPCILGVEGLKRDLLRFCFIPSTHSKDMSLLAAFLRAYVESFRHIGRNTSFVAFFPPDEPQETQAVYEQRFWNVLNELRALDEQDWPSDVPTDPDDPLWEFSFHGEPIFVVCNTPSHELRKSRKSHAFMITFQPRWVFEGIHKHSKAGEVLQTKIRQRLIAYDQVPVHPALGWYGEQTNREWRQYFLRDAQNDEPARCPFHQKRRNVHGGKKGSI; this comes from the coding sequence GTGAGATTGTACAGCCGAAAGATTATCGAAGCGGAAGGGCTTACCCATGCTTGGGAAAGAGATGTGTATGACCGATTTCAAGCCGACATGCTTTCTGAATCTGCCCCGTTCCCTTGTATTTTAGGTGTCGAAGGGTTAAAACGAGACTTGCTACGCTTTTGTTTTATTCCTTCTACACACTCAAAAGATATGTCTCTTCTCGCAGCCTTTTTGCGTGCCTACGTAGAGTCGTTCCGCCACATTGGACGCAATACATCGTTTGTCGCATTTTTCCCTCCAGATGAACCACAGGAAACACAAGCCGTTTATGAGCAGCGTTTCTGGAATGTACTGAACGAATTGCGAGCACTAGATGAACAGGATTGGCCATCAGATGTTCCGACAGATCCTGATGATCCCCTTTGGGAATTCAGTTTTCATGGTGAACCGATTTTCGTTGTGTGCAACACGCCATCACATGAGCTGAGGAAAAGCAGGAAATCGCATGCGTTTATGATAACCTTCCAGCCACGCTGGGTATTTGAAGGCATACATAAACATTCCAAAGCTGGGGAGGTGCTGCAAACGAAAATACGCCAACGTTTAATCGCTTATGATCAAGTACCTGTACACCCGGCGCTTGGCTGGTATGGCGAACAGACTAATCGTGAGTGGCGTCAATATTTCTTGCGAGATGCTCAAAATGACGAACCCGCTCGATGCCCGTTTCATCAAAAAAGGAGGAATGTGCATGGTGGAAAAAAAGGTTCGATATGA